From Pungitius pungitius chromosome 9, fPunPun2.1, whole genome shotgun sequence, one genomic window encodes:
- the unc93b1 gene encoding protein unc-93 homolog B1 codes for MDAADQEAMLRDGDQLVEPPNGVINELLNVGQNDKIQGQMEEFLGPQAEYNEDEEERKYYRRKRLAVIKNVLAASVGAMIVYSVYMGLLQMQLILHYDMTYREVKYSTLGLEDIDRKMLMGINVTPIMGLLYTPVLIRFLGTKWMMFLASGIYALFVSTNYWERYYTLVPSAVAIGVAIVPLWASLGNYITRMAQQYYEYVNYKEDHVQEQKKLPKGACHKYIIVFQSVFYIIFHLSFVFAQFPMRFVLNDTLHDDEHILFNVHSCGAQISGVIPGINTTVLKNLPRSMLLIHVESVLMGFAFLAMVIFLVLCGAAYRPTEEIDLRSIGWGNIFQLPFKHLRDYRLRLLCPFFIYSGFEVVFAVTGFSLSYGVCVLGLRKLWLLVVVYGLSCSIFSSLSLCLLRLPRWVCLMAGAAVHAVLLVVLLAFSPPPKSPEYLGALLVISVLWGLGTALNKTGVSILLGMLYAEEKERLDFVFTIYHWWQAFAIFIVYLWSHLPMRAKLSILLATLLLACCCYWVMERRLATKVPFRLPRIPRPRHKVKGYRYLEEDNSDESDSERSEDDDKEEEEEDDVEHVAEEMGAEDRREGGQDDGVQGVDSPKARRRGAEGHRHRREDAHEKDGVREEREGG; via the exons ATGGATGCAGCTGATCAAGAAGCGATGCTCAGGGACGGTGATCAGCTTGTAGAACCTCCCAATGGCGTCATTAATGAACTGCTGAATGTGggacaaaatgacaaaatacaaGGCCAG ATGGAGGAGTTCCTGGGCCCACAGGCAGAGTACAacgaagatgaggaggagaggaagtacTACAGGAGGAAGAGGCTCGCTGTCATCAAGAATGTGCTCGCAGCCAGTGTTGGAGCCATGAttgtgtacagtgtgtacaTGG GCCTACTGCAGATGCAGCTGATCCTCCATTATGATATGACCTACCGCGAGGTGAAGTACAGCACCCTCGGCCTGGAGGACATCGATCGTAAGATGCTGATGGGCATCAACGTAACTCCCATCATGGGCCTGCTGTACACGCCTGTACTTatcag GTTTTTAGGCACAAAGTGGATGATGTTTCTGGCTTCAGGAATCTACGCACTCTTCGTCTCAACCAACTACTGGGAGCGGTACTACACCTTGGTTCCGTCCGCCGTGGCCATCGGCGTGGCCATTGTGCCGCTCTGGGCCTCACTGGGGAATTATATCACAAG AATGGCGCAGCAGTACTACGAGTATGTCAACTACAAGGAAGACCATGTgcaggagcagaagaagctccCCAAGGGAGCGTGCCACAAATACATCATCGTCTTCCAGTCGGTCTTCTACATCATCTTCCAT CTGAGTTTTGTCTTCGCGCAGTTCCCCATGCGCTTCGTCCTCAACGACACCCTGCACGATGACGAACACATTCTCTTTAATGTCCACTCCTGCG gAGCACAAATTAGTGGAGTGATCCCCGGCATCAACACCACTGTGCTTAAGAACCTGCCCCGCTCCATGCTGCTGATCCACGTGGAGAGTGTCCTCATGGGCTTCGCCTTCCTCGCCATGGTCATC TTCCTTGTGCTCTGCGGGGCTGCCTACCGCCCGACAGAAGAGATCGACCTGCGCAGTATTGGCTGGGGAAACATCTTCCAGCTGCCTTTCAAACACCTTCGAGATTACCGCCTGCGACTGCTCTGCCCCTTCTTCATCTACAGCGGATTTGAAGTTGTGTTTGCCGTCACTGGATTCTCCCTG TCCTATGGCGTCTGCGTTTTGGGCCTGAGGAAACTGTGGCTCCTCGTCGTGGTCTATGGCCTCTCCTGCTCCATCTTTTCcagcctctccctctgcctgctGCGCCTCCCGCGCTGGGTGTGTTTGATGGCGGGCGCGGCCGTGCACGcagtgctgctggtggtgctccTGGCGTTCTCTCCACCTCCCAAGAGTCCAGAGTATCTGGGCGCTCTGCTGGTGATCTCTGTGCTGTGGGGACTCGGCACAGCCCTGAACAAGACGGGTGTCAGCA tccTGCTCGGCATGCTCTACGCTGAGGAGAAAGAACGTCTGGACTTTGTCTTCACCATCTATCACTGGTGGCAGGCCTTCGCCATCTTCATTGTCTACCTCTGGTCCCACCTGCCAATGAGG GCGAAACTCTCCATCCTGTTGGCCACTTTGTTGCTggcctgctgctgttattgGGTGATGGAGCGTCGGCTCGCCACCAAAGTGCCTTTCAGACTGCCTCGCATCCCGCGGCCACGTCACAAG GTTAAAGGTTACCGCTACCTTGAGGAAGACAACTCTGATGAGTCGGACTCTGAGAGAAGTGAGGATGacgacaaagaggaggaggaggaggacgacgtaGAGCATGTGGCGGAGGAGATGGGAGCAGAGGACAGAAGGGAAGGAGGCCAAGACGATGGGGTCCAGGGAGTTGACTCACCCAAAGCCAGGCGGAGAGGGGCCGAGGGTCACCGCCACAGACGGGAGGACGCCCATGAGAAGGACGGAGTGAGAGAAGAGCGGGAGGGAGGAtga
- the cryba1l2 gene encoding crystallin, beta A1, like 2, producing the protein MNRFTKTHMTSPMFFSSMDTAPFFKVTVFEQEHFQGKCVEFTSECCNIHNCGLDNIRSIRVESGAWVGFEHHDFQGQQFVLERGEYPNWEAYSGSLSYHNERFMSLRPIYCASHHSSRMMIFERENFTGRSTELCDDYPSLRAMGWSTPEVGSMHVQCGAFVCYEYPGYRGQQYIMECERHSGDYQHWRNWGSHCQTPKIQSIRRIRH; encoded by the exons atgaatcGATTTACTAAAACCCACATGACCTCACCCATGTTCTTCTCAAGCATGGATACAGCCCCTTTCTTTAAG GTCACTGTGTTTGAGCAGGAGCATTTCCAGGGAAAGTGTGTGGAGTTCACCTCTGAGTGCTGCAACATCCACAACTGTGGCCTGGACAACATCCGCTCCATCCGAGTGGAGAGTGGAGC TTGGGTGGGATTCGAGCACCACGACTTCCAGGGCCAGCAGTTCGTCCTGGAGAGGGGCGAGTACCCCAACTGGGAGGCCTACAGTGGCTCCTTGTCTTACCACAATGAGCGCTTCATGTCCCTTCGTCCCATCTACTGTGCC TCTCACCACAGCAGTCGCATGATGATCTTCGAGAGGGAGAACTTCACGGGCCGCAGCACCGAGCTGTGCGACGACTACCCCTCCCTGAGGGCCATGGGCTGGTCCACGCCGGAGGTGGGCTCCATGCACGTGCAGTGTGGAGC CTTTGTGTGCTATGAGTACCCAGGCTACAGAGGCCAGCAGTACATCATGGAGTGCGAGAGACACAGCGGAGACTACCAGCACTGGAGGAACTGGGGCTCCCACTGCCAGACTCCAAAGATCCAGTCCATCAGACGCATCAGGCACTGA